The Salvelinus fontinalis isolate EN_2023a chromosome 36, ASM2944872v1, whole genome shotgun sequence genome window below encodes:
- the anapc10 gene encoding anaphase-promoting complex subunit 10 — protein MATPSKTPPGSDPKQLERTGTVREIGSQAVWSLSSCKPGFGVDQLRDDNLETYWQSDGSQPHLVNIQFRRKTTVKMLCMYADYKSDESYTPSKISVRVGNNFHNLQEIRQLEMVEPSGWIHIPLLDTVNNPIRTFMIQIAVLANHQNGRDTHMRQIKVYTPVEESSIGKFPRCTTVDFMMYRTIR, from the exons ATGGCAACCCCCAGTAAGACCCCGCCGGGTTCTGACCCCAAGCAGCTGGAGAGGACCGGGACGGTCCGGGAGATCGGCTCTCAGGCGGTGtggtctctgtcttcctgtaaaccAG gtTTTGGTGTGGACCAGCTGAGAGATGATAACTTGGAGACATACTGGCAGTCTGATGGATCCCAGCCACACCTAGTCAACATCCAGTTTAG gagAAAGACTACAGTGAAGATGTTGTGTATGTATGCAGACTACAAGTCAGACGAGAGCTACACCCCCAGTAAGATCTCTGTCAGAGTCGGAAACAACTTCCACAACCTGCAGGAGATCAGA CAGTTAGAGATGgtagagcctagtggttggaTCCACATCCCCCTTCTGGACACAGTCAACAACCCCATCAG GACGTTCATGATCCAGATAGCTGTGTTAGCCAACCACCAGAACGGCAGAGACACGCACATGAGACAGATCAAGGTGTATACCCCCGTCGAGGAGAGCTCCATCGGCAAGTTCCCAAGATGCACCACGGTCGACTTCATGATGTACCGCACCATCAGATGA